In Nitrospinota bacterium, the following proteins share a genomic window:
- a CDS encoding carboxypeptidase-like regulatory domain-containing protein produces the protein MKKKLLQVLVTLSTLISFSFQAMAYQEINVQNGGTIKGNAKLTGKMPFPRVYHLILFPNIDMCAEVDTDDEMNRVLDDFKISADRGLKDVVISLEHVEAGKPFDKEPINILSENCKFFPDVSLIRQGETFTVDNQDAVMHNSQVYQKERGKIILNIPIPAEEVTEGKVTFKKNFKIMQMICGMHEFMQTWGYRVQNPYYFKTDENGNFNIGDIPPGEYVVNAWHYLMKPQKKKIKIAAGEIIDLSFQFDGDAVERPFYETIKSGRIKKDAVIPGTAKGKELGR, from the coding sequence ATGAAAAAAAAATTGCTCCAAGTTTTGGTTACCCTATCTACCCTAATCTCCTTTTCTTTTCAGGCCATGGCCTATCAGGAAATAAATGTGCAGAACGGAGGAACAATAAAGGGTAATGCCAAGTTGACTGGTAAAATGCCATTTCCTCGAGTATATCACTTGATTCTGTTTCCAAATATTGATATGTGCGCTGAGGTTGATACTGACGATGAAATGAATAGGGTCCTTGATGATTTTAAAATCTCAGCTGATAGGGGACTAAAAGATGTGGTCATATCCCTGGAGCATGTTGAAGCAGGAAAACCTTTCGATAAAGAGCCTATTAATATACTTTCTGAAAACTGCAAATTTTTCCCAGATGTAAGCCTTATTCGACAGGGAGAAACATTTACAGTAGATAATCAAGACGCTGTAATGCACAACAGCCAGGTATACCAGAAGGAACGAGGTAAGATTATTTTAAACATCCCCATTCCTGCAGAGGAAGTTACTGAGGGGAAAGTAACTTTTAAAAAGAATTTCAAAATCATGCAAATGATTTGTGGAATGCATGAATTCATGCAAACCTGGGGGTATAGAGTACAAAACCCCTATTACTTTAAAACTGATGAAAATGGAAACTTCAATATAGGCGATATCCCACCTGGTGAATATGTGGTCAATGCCTGGCACTACCTGATGAAACCGCAAAAAAAGAAAATAAAAATTGCCGCCGGTGAAATAATTGATTTGAGTTTTCAGTTTGATGGTGATGCAGTTGAGCGGCCTTTCTACGAAACAATCAAATCAGGACGAATCAAGAAAGATGCGGTCATTCCAGGAACCGCAAAAGGTAAAGAATTGGGGCGCTAG